A region from the Salicibibacter cibarius genome encodes:
- a CDS encoding aromatic ring-hydroxylating oxygenase subunit alpha, with the protein MNNTDVKTEERLNDMTHEEVIQHLEKTVRPEEGVIPSYVMGDPKIHDIEHKKLFTKTWLFLAHESEIPENGDFVTRDLASYSIILTKGNKDGIIRGFYNMCTHRGMKLCRADKGNKGQFTCPYHGFTFQNNGDLVGVPLQKDIYDGKLDFAGMGLHSVRIDSYRGMIFGTWNEDPEPLTEFLGDFKWYLDLALGRTEMEVVGPPQKYVINAHWKIGADNFISDSYHTMVTHGSIARLGMVPSSKYSKKGYQVHTRNGHGFNLGVPNPDFAFPEELIPEYKRNLNEEQFDLLSNIKNMIGTIFPNLSILVSHTEIKGKLISNTSVRLWRPISVDKMEVITWFFVEKNASDDWKERSRESFILTFSPSGIFEQDDTEVFTDITEMASGYIPYAKNFNYNYTMGMHREPVQDFPGPGVVYDDKFTEANARAFYRHWLDFIRK; encoded by the coding sequence ATGAACAACACAGACGTGAAGACGGAAGAGCGACTTAATGACATGACACACGAAGAGGTTATACAACACCTTGAAAAAACAGTTCGTCCCGAGGAAGGTGTTATTCCTTCCTATGTGATGGGGGATCCAAAAATTCATGATATTGAACATAAAAAATTATTCACAAAAACTTGGCTTTTTCTTGCCCACGAGTCTGAAATTCCGGAAAATGGAGATTTTGTAACACGTGACTTAGCTAGTTATTCAATTATTTTAACAAAAGGAAATAAAGATGGAATTATCCGTGGTTTTTACAACATGTGCACGCACCGCGGGATGAAGTTATGTCGGGCGGATAAAGGGAATAAAGGACAATTCACATGCCCTTATCATGGGTTTACCTTTCAGAATAATGGTGATTTAGTTGGTGTTCCACTTCAAAAAGACATTTATGATGGCAAGCTGGATTTTGCTGGAATGGGATTACATTCTGTTCGAATTGATTCTTATCGAGGGATGATTTTTGGGACGTGGAATGAAGATCCTGAACCTCTTACAGAATTTCTTGGGGATTTTAAGTGGTATCTAGATCTTGCTCTTGGTCGCACTGAAATGGAAGTCGTTGGACCACCTCAGAAATATGTAATCAACGCACATTGGAAAATAGGAGCGGATAACTTCATCAGTGATTCATATCATACGATGGTCACTCACGGATCAATTGCTCGTCTGGGAATGGTTCCTAGTTCGAAATATTCAAAGAAAGGTTATCAAGTCCATACGAGAAATGGTCATGGCTTCAATTTGGGGGTTCCCAATCCGGATTTTGCCTTTCCAGAAGAACTTATTCCAGAATATAAAAGAAATTTGAATGAAGAACAATTTGATCTGCTTTCCAATATCAAAAATATGATTGGTACGATCTTCCCTAATTTGTCCATCCTTGTTTCTCATACAGAAATAAAAGGGAAGCTAATCTCAAATACGTCCGTTCGATTATGGAGACCGATTTCTGTCGATAAGATGGAAGTCATAACATGGTTTTTTGTGGAAAAGAATGCAAGTGATGATTGGAAAGAACGCTCACGAGAATCATTCATTCTAACTTTCAGTCCTTCTGGTATTTTCGAACAAGACGACACAGAAGTATTCACAGATATTACGGAAATGGCGTCAGGGTATATTCCATATGCGAAAAACTTTAATTACAACTACACAATGGGAATGCACCGCGAACCAGTTCAGGACTTCCCAGGACCAGGGGTCGTCTATGACGATAAATTTACTGAAGCAAACGCGCGTGCTTTTTACAGACATTGGTTGGATTTCATTCGTAAATAG
- the nadX gene encoding aspartate dehydrogenase, which produces MKVGLIGYGNIGKYLIQKLNDDQLLPGTRITSTFSRSRREINGVEVYNDFQAFLDSDIEIVVEASSINAVKKYGYDVLKARKNLLIISVGAFADQYFYDQIQALAWKYERKVYLPSGAIGGLDILKAAKTSNQLDAVQIITRKPASSLIDEPLEEKQTVFDGTASEAIQLFPKNINVSIILSLAGIGSEQTRVKIIADPAATENMHCIKAYGGFGEMTVEVKNSPMPENPKTSHLAALSVLSTLKKKEENILIM; this is translated from the coding sequence ATGAAAGTAGGGCTCATTGGATACGGGAACATTGGAAAGTATCTTATACAAAAGCTAAATGATGATCAATTGTTACCGGGTACTAGAATCACGTCTACGTTTTCTCGAAGTCGTAGGGAAATCAACGGAGTAGAAGTTTATAATGACTTTCAGGCTTTTCTTGATTCAGATATCGAAATCGTTGTCGAAGCTTCATCAATCAATGCTGTTAAAAAATATGGATATGATGTGCTTAAAGCTAGAAAAAATCTACTCATAATAAGCGTAGGAGCATTCGCCGATCAGTATTTTTATGATCAAATTCAAGCATTAGCATGGAAGTATGAGAGGAAAGTTTATCTCCCTTCAGGTGCAATTGGAGGATTGGATATTTTAAAAGCTGCGAAGACTTCAAATCAGTTAGATGCTGTTCAAATTATTACAAGGAAGCCGGCTTCATCACTTATTGATGAGCCTTTAGAAGAAAAGCAAACAGTGTTTGATGGAACTGCTTCGGAGGCTATTCAGTTATTCCCCAAAAATATCAATGTTTCGATTATATTATCGTTAGCAGGTATAGGCTCGGAGCAGACGCGAGTGAAGATTATTGCTGATCCCGCAGCTACAGAAAATATGCATTGTATAAAAGCATATGGTGGTTTTGGAGAAATGACGGTGGAAGTGAAAAACTCACCAATGCCAGAGAATCCTAAAACCAGTCATTTGGCAGCCTTAAGTGTACTTTCAACATTAAAGAAGAAAGAAGAAAATATTTTGATTATGTGA
- a CDS encoding aromatic-ring-hydroxylating dioxygenase subunit beta: MNTQKLVAQYTFEQWLFQEARLLDEIDFDSWFDLMHSDLQYEMPVRVNKEGMEKPDYAPDMSAFLDDIETLRMRVDRLKSGFAWAEMPPSRTRRFVSNVTVNECDEEWASVTSYLLIYRSRAKDISYDLISGERRDEFKIEDGEWKLLKRFFLVDQTSLATRNLAIFV; encoded by the coding sequence ATGAACACGCAAAAGTTAGTAGCACAATATACATTTGAACAATGGCTGTTTCAGGAAGCGCGGTTACTTGATGAAATTGACTTTGATAGCTGGTTCGATCTAATGCATTCGGATCTCCAATACGAAATGCCTGTACGTGTAAACAAAGAAGGAATGGAGAAGCCAGATTATGCTCCGGATATGTCCGCTTTTCTTGATGATATCGAGACGTTGAGAATGCGGGTGGATCGTTTGAAGTCTGGTTTTGCTTGGGCGGAGATGCCTCCTTCAAGAACGCGAAGATTTGTAAGTAATGTCACAGTGAATGAATGCGATGAGGAATGGGCCTCAGTGACGAGCTATTTGTTAATTTATCGAAGTCGTGCGAAAGATATTTCTTACGATCTCATATCAGGAGAGCGGAGAGATGAATTCAAAATTGAAGATGGAGAATGGAAACTTTTAAAAAGGTTCTTTCTCGTTGATCAGACATCGTTAGCGACACGTAATCTAGCCATATTTGTATAG
- a CDS encoding alpha/beta fold hydrolase, giving the protein MPHIDLGDYTIHYRIEGNGPTLVLLHGMGNNSKSWKSQLDMLKHSFTVIAWDAPGYGLSSDPKEEFQTFTDFAVVLKKFLDAMSLTRVYVLGHSMGAAIALELYNISPNAIKGLILADATRGAADITSFENKQKMNNRLYAINTLPPNELAKQRAKHLLAPNPSEKVLLNVENIMSEVRPPGYRSVIYSLANLDQTKLYLYVNIPTLIICGEKDKVTPVQVSKLINDSITESDLVIIPETGHLCYQEDPDSFNYHVMLFLQKTEHSNEILKKDYAVNIGEKDFN; this is encoded by the coding sequence ATGCCCCATATTGACCTAGGGGATTACACGATTCACTACCGGATAGAGGGGAACGGTCCTACACTTGTACTTCTTCATGGAATGGGGAATAATTCGAAATCGTGGAAATCTCAACTAGATATGTTGAAGCACTCATTTACTGTTATCGCTTGGGATGCTCCGGGATATGGTCTAAGTTCGGACCCTAAAGAAGAATTTCAAACATTTACGGATTTTGCTGTAGTATTAAAAAAATTTCTTGATGCGATGAGTCTAACTCGCGTGTACGTACTAGGACATTCAATGGGAGCGGCTATCGCTTTAGAGCTTTACAATATATCTCCTAATGCGATAAAAGGGCTTATTCTTGCAGATGCAACGAGAGGTGCTGCAGATATTACCTCGTTTGAGAATAAGCAAAAGATGAACAATAGGCTGTATGCGATTAACACACTGCCCCCCAATGAACTGGCAAAGCAGAGAGCTAAACATCTCTTAGCACCGAATCCTTCAGAAAAAGTGCTGTTAAACGTTGAGAACATTATGTCTGAAGTTCGACCACCAGGTTATCGTTCTGTCATATATTCATTAGCAAACCTTGATCAAACAAAACTATATTTGTATGTGAACATACCAACTCTAATTATCTGTGGAGAGAAGGATAAAGTGACACCAGTACAAGTATCGAAGCTTATTAATGATAGCATTACAGAATCTGATCTTGTGATTATCCCGGAAACAGGGCATCTATGTTATCAGGAAGATCCAGATTCGTTTAATTACCATGTTATGCTTTTTTTGCAAAAAACAGAGCACTCTAACGAGATTCTTAAAAAAGATTATGCTGTAAATATAGGCGAAAAGGATTTTAATTGA
- a CDS encoding aldehyde dehydrogenase family protein, with protein sequence MAKTLLPNVSGNYLMNGELKQTQDVKSVINPAKTDEIVGKVALCTEKDVREAVSVADEAYQTWSQTKITDRAERMRKASETLGEIVEENVSLFVRENGKTMVEAKKDILRCVEIMHQLAETSVEWWKPIPLDGHGQNVSIRRRPRGVTAVISPWNSPMILTFKRLIPALLAGNTVVVKPATNCPLTVLTSLAAIANQFPPGVINVVTGSGEMVGDLLSSDSRVRAIAFTGGTETGKEIMARSSSTIKNLYMELGGNDPALILPDAALDDQEIQKLHGAILRSAGQVCSAVKRIYVHESRHDEIVEKLTKSFEKVVVGNGLQPDAMMGPLNNESQYKYVMELLKRTEENGSKVNTVGVKLDSESWEDGYFVLPSIVTDISHDAELTQAEQFGPVIPIIPYTDLEDAIRKANDSPFGLRASVWTSSRENAISIADRLEAGAVFHNNHTIFNNLHLDFAGTKESGMNRETQWGNLDLFADSYGFSN encoded by the coding sequence ATGGCAAAAACGTTATTACCAAACGTATCTGGAAATTATTTAATGAATGGAGAATTAAAACAGACACAAGATGTAAAATCTGTTATAAATCCAGCGAAAACGGATGAAATCGTTGGCAAAGTCGCGCTGTGCACAGAAAAAGATGTGAGAGAAGCTGTAAGCGTTGCTGATGAAGCCTATCAAACATGGTCGCAAACAAAAATTACTGATCGAGCAGAACGAATGCGTAAAGCATCAGAGACATTAGGCGAAATTGTCGAAGAAAATGTTTCACTGTTTGTAAGGGAAAATGGAAAAACAATGGTCGAAGCGAAAAAAGATATTCTCAGGTGTGTAGAAATAATGCATCAACTTGCAGAAACCTCAGTTGAATGGTGGAAACCTATTCCTTTAGATGGCCATGGTCAGAATGTTTCAATTCGTAGACGCCCGCGCGGCGTAACAGCAGTTATTTCACCATGGAATTCACCCATGATTCTTACATTCAAGCGCCTCATTCCTGCTTTACTAGCTGGAAATACCGTTGTTGTAAAACCAGCAACTAATTGTCCGCTTACTGTACTTACAAGCCTCGCTGCTATTGCTAATCAATTTCCTCCTGGAGTCATTAATGTTGTAACGGGATCTGGAGAAATGGTTGGCGACCTCTTAAGTTCGGATTCACGTGTACGTGCGATTGCTTTTACGGGGGGGACAGAAACCGGGAAGGAGATTATGGCCCGGTCATCATCGACGATCAAAAATTTGTATATGGAACTTGGTGGAAATGATCCCGCATTAATCCTTCCGGACGCAGCATTAGATGACCAAGAAATTCAGAAGCTTCATGGTGCAATATTACGCTCGGCGGGGCAAGTTTGCTCTGCAGTGAAGCGAATATATGTACATGAGTCTCGTCATGATGAAATTGTAGAAAAGCTTACGAAATCTTTTGAAAAAGTTGTTGTAGGAAATGGCCTTCAGCCTGATGCGATGATGGGTCCTTTGAATAATGAAAGCCAGTACAAATATGTGATGGAATTGCTTAAGCGAACGGAAGAAAACGGCTCGAAAGTTAATACTGTCGGGGTGAAGTTAGATTCAGAATCGTGGGAGGATGGTTACTTCGTACTCCCATCAATTGTGACGGACATTTCGCATGATGCTGAATTAACACAAGCAGAACAATTTGGACCGGTTATTCCAATTATTCCTTACACTGATCTTGAAGATGCCATTAGAAAAGCAAATGATTCACCCTTTGGGTTACGAGCTTCTGTATGGACATCAAGTCGTGAAAATGCGATTTCAATCGCAGATCGACTAGAAGCCGGTGCAGTGTTTCATAACAACCATACAATCTTTAACAATCTTCACTTAGATTTTGCAGGTACAAAAGAAAGCGGAATGAATCGAGAAACTCAATGGGGGAATTTAGACTTATTCGCAGATTCTTATGGCTTTTCAAATTAG